A region of the Dreissena polymorpha isolate Duluth1 chromosome 6, UMN_Dpol_1.0, whole genome shotgun sequence genome:
aattataaatatgaaCGCATCAGTTATTGCCATTGTGCATCGTCTTAATCCAGTATGTGCTTTGCACACATGCGCATTAAATCAGAATTGTATACTTCTCCGCAACAATTAAAACGACGATTTCTGGCGGCAAGCGGTTCTTGTCGATAACACTGGGACAAAAATTACTCATTCAAAACCCGGGGCCGTGTGGCATAAACAACGATTTACACAAGCAGTTTGATTTGATAATAATCCAATAAAAGGACGCCAATCCTGGATGCCTGTTGTTCAAAAAGGGCACGGTGTGAATATGACAAATATCTGATGTTATATACACAAGACCAAATCTGTAAATATAATAGATTGTAGAGtctttttttattgctatatctTTATACAAGTGTGACCCTTGCGGTCTGGCAAGTTGAAACACAAGAAAATATGTGGAAAAAAACACCATACACAATGTATGGGACCACGTAATGATGTAAAAGATAGCTTAAGTATATATTATCTGACCCTAGCTGTTGTATGCGACGCGATTTGTGTCATTCAGCAATTCAATATATTAAAAACAGTTTCGTCCGGGCGAGGCAAATGTTCATCATATTGATATAAATTCAATTTCTGCATAGGACGACTCTATTCTTTCCAATCAAATAAAGAAGAAATTTGTTATTCCAGAAAATAAAAGTGGTTGGTTAAGTTGATAATTTACAAACCAGATATTACGAATGTAACCCTTGCGGTGTCTACTGTTTCGACTACAAGGTCATGCCTTGAACACACTGTATACACAATAACTTTCTGATGCTTCATAAAAATATCTAGAACGCTTGGAGAAAGTCAAGATCTTTCCCAATAGCATAAATGGCAAACCTGTGAAGAGGACCAATTTACAATGAGCACACCtcgttttttatatataaaagcaTTGTGGTTTCAGAGTAGGTAAGATGTGTTTCGGTGTCATATAATAGTTCAATCTAAAGATTTACCTAACCTTTTCAAGAATATAAACATGGACGAGCTTTCGGTTAAATAAAAACGCATGAATTGTGACTTTGTATTATGACTTTGGCCTTTTACTGAGAAGCATGACATTTGTACATTATACACAGTAGGGTCATTAGGAAATATACTCACAAGGGTACATGAAATCCATCAGTGCGTGTAAAACATACATGACTTAAACGAATTAGTTTGATATTTACCTGTAGTTAAGGAGCATATGATATGTACGCCAAACTTTGTTTGTATACCAATTAAAAGTTGTATTTAAATCATACCAGTCATGTAAACGTTACAGAGCGTGAGCAGAAAACTCACGGACGAAATCACTCACCCAACATAAGAACCCCTAGCCAACAAAAGGGGCTACTGTATGCCCTAATTGGTTGCCATACAACTTGAATAaatatgtaagtttgttttcgCTCTCTTTGGTTTGAAAAATAAACACACCTTTACTTGATGATTTTACAACATGTATACCAATTACAACCAGTAATTATTGTGCAACACTACACTCGTACTTCTAGTATGCTACATAAATGGTAAAGGCCTGTACAAGCAAATACATATACCAGCCGTTTTCTTTGCAGAATCATGATGATGTGTATGTACTCGTTTAATAGTTTGCTGTTGTCGCGTCGTTCGCACAGTTGTAACCATTTAATATACTCCCCGAGATCAATTTCACTAAACGGTTTCTGGAAAgaattaacaaacataataagcATTATTAATAAccatttttgttatatattattaacTCAAATTATAGCCATCAATTATGGTAACGCGTTCCCTGATTCAGCTCGgatgaaatgctttttaaaagtGCAGTTAATCGCCATGAACAAGTATAAACGTAGCGGTAGCCGCGTAGAGTTTTTGCACCCCACTAACGCTCAGAAATTGTATCTCATATTCTGTCGAAATCATTCAGTTTATTTTAATTCGGACAAGCTCTAATATTGCACGAATATTATCGCACAATTTTAATCGCCGGTAAAAACAACCACCTTTGTCTACCTTGTTTGCGCGCACACATATAAGAAcgaatgtttgtttttgtcagGATATGCCTAAAATATATTGCATTATCAATACGTATACGTACCTCTATTTTGCATTGCTGATGTATAGCTTTAACACATTGTCCGTCTTGTAAAAAATGCCCTGCGGGTTTCATTCTTTCTATGTCGGAAGGACGACGAAACGTACACCGTAAATTTCGCATAGAACTCCACTCTAATAATAACATTTCCACTGTGTCTATCTCTTTGGTGTGTTTAATCttaggtccagtatcaatttcaATTCGCATAATACTACCAAACATAGACCTTATTTCGGAGCTAATATTATTCTTGCCAAATGCACCttctacaaaaacaaaacagatataATCAGCATAAGCACTATTTGTAATATAATCAGTTTTGATAATTATGCtagtatgtttgttttttaataacatttagtCATGGCTATGCACATAATTAGCGAACGACATAAAATAGCCAACTGTTTACCTTAATCTACAATAACATCTGCAAATGACAGTATGGTGATAATTATAAGTTtaactataataaataaaagcaaTTACTATACATATGTTCAATGAAAAAAGAAGTAGTGAACTGCTGCTATTCAAACAACTACTTCGACTTCTATGTTTCCTTCCTATATgattacaataaatattttaagaatTGAAAGAAAGTgcggaaaaatattatttttcaccaGAACACACTTACTGATAACATCCTCGGTTAATTGACGTTTCAGCTCATCAAACTTGTCGAACATGCTTGGTGAAACAAATGCCTTGTTTGTTTCAAACATAATTGGCCATTCGAGGGTGAATCGCAAAACCACTTCCAAATTGTAGTTGTAtgctaaaatttcattttttatattgatattttggaCGTTCTCTGTTGGGATAATTCCTCCTAAATGACCATTTCGTCGATGCTCATCAATACAGTTCAGCAATTTGTCCAAAGTAATGAACTCTCCGTACACATTTGATATACACTGACAATTTTGGTGCTGGCAGCGACCTCCAGTTGCGTTGGCTGTAAAGGCTTGAATAATACACTGCAAAAAGTGACTTCCATGGTTTCTTGTTGCATATGCTTCATCTCCTAGTCCCGTCGCATTCAGCTGAACTACTTTCAATGATTTATTGAGCTCTAACGCTTCCGGCTCACAACAGTCAAAAATAGCAATCAATTTCTCAAATGACGACGTTTTCCTCTTCCAGGCGTTTAGTTTCTTGCTCAGCATATCCATAGTGAAATATTCTTGCTCGCCGACTCGCAAACCATATATCCCGTTGTGACCGGAGTAAACGAATAACAATGTTCTGATATCCTTTTCAGACATGTGATCAATCGCTGAGTAAATTGTTTTAACCATTGAGTGCATGTTCGCTTCCTCCGGAACGACGATCACGTTTTCATCTCTGAAAGACGTGGTTCGTACTTATGTATACGTAGCAAATTAATtcgttttaaatattgattgtttaacaACTAACACAACTAACTAATCTTTAAAACCGAGGTGGATATACAAAAGACACTTATCAGAAGTAATCATGAAGCGGTCTGTGCAAAAAAAGAACTGTGTTATTGTTATCTACATATATGAAAATGTCCTTAACTGTGTTTCTTCGTCAAGACAAATGTAATGTACACTAGCTCAACTTCCTTGCGTCCGTGTTCAGATTTTTTCATAtaatgtatgtttaaaaaaatgataaatattgatgATTCAAATACAGTAAAAAGAACCTCAATTATTTTGTGAAATCCAtctgaaacatttaaataaaaactaaaattaatttcAGACATTTTCTTTGTCACATATAGATGGCTGGTCAATTATAGTAGTGTTTGAAAATGTTCCTAATCATTTCCTCTTTTGGTCAGGATGTACGACCACgtttgcataatatatttttaatttgcttggttgtaatacaattacaattacagATTGCAACTTATAAAGAAACAATGAAGAAAGAAGAAGGAAACACGTGTAAACTATAATAGTTGCAAGAATGTATTCCGCCAAGAAAACAGGTATGCGTAGGTATGCAAATAGTATTACGattgttattgtatttgaatttttttcttCTATGGATAAAGTTTATCATGTGAAATATATTTTGAGAGTAACTGGACAATTGAAAGCAAAGATAGCCAATGTTAGTAACAACAGTTCAAgcataaattatgataaataaaaGCGCATTTTAAAATACAGACACCTACTCCAAACACATAGCTGGAAAAATCTTTGATGTTATAACCACTTTGAATTTTCTAATGTCACTCTTGAACACATTTGAAGCGCCTCTGTCATTATCAAAGCCTGCTACTAAGACTGCTCCACAGTGagaatctaaacatacacatcatgattattttaaattgcttattaaattgaattttcaGACTTGCttaaattatgaataatgaaaccgaacatttcaatttatttagaaaatattggTAATAAAAACGACACCATTACATTGATTAATAAGATTAATAATACTGTGCATTTTGTCACAAATAATGATATGTATAATACAGCATTCAGTTGGGTGAACATAACTTTTACCGACATTatatattcttatatcaataactaacaaTATTACGGTTAGTTTTCTAACGTTCTGTAATTTGCTTAAGCAGACAGCCGTTGTATCATTCACAACGATCGTGTTCATGATTGTCTGAAAGGTTGCTGATATCATTTTAGCAAATCTGCCTTTTCAGTAAGTTCCAATTTGTTATTGTACGCGGTATTTCAAATGCTATCTGTGGACACTACAACTTACTTATAAAGGACTTAATAGTATGGCCGCACGTGTGACACTGAATCGGGTTGATATACGTGTTTCTCAGACATGAGCAACACGTACGTATTCTATTGGAACATATTGATGGTGCATCAAGGTCGTGTCCATCAGGAACATCTTGAATATAAACGTAAATATAAACAATACTAATAAACGATGACGGCATTTTACATTGATCATATACTACgtagtgttgttttttcaaattgaCAGTTCCGTGCAAAGAAAAGTTGTTATATGACAACTTGCGTCTaggaaaatatcaaacataacgtACCGTTTACCCGGGTATTCACTAAACATATGTCACAACGATCATTGTCTAGCGCATCCCATGTCGGTACGGAGTGCAATCTGACTATGTCCTGTattacacaaaaaaataaacataagttaTCATGCGCATCATCTTGAAAGGTATTTGTGCATGCTTGCAGAATTAATATGCATCCGTGTGAAATAAGACAGGCtacaataatgtataataacataTTCGAACAAGAACAAACAGGAATTCACGTTCTTGTAGTTGCGCTCTTAATACATTGTGTGTGCAATtcgtttcaatatttaaaatgtcatatttgaattataataaaTTGTACTTAACACAAAATGTATAAGTAAGCACGTACTCGTCATTAAAGACTATACCTTAAGCTTTGATAAAACGTTGTCTGAAGTGATCGGATTTTTGCAGTCA
Encoded here:
- the LOC127835361 gene encoding uncharacterized protein LOC127835361, translated to MNMSIVEELKCRHTCDMTTVMEGQFGCIYFSRRQVPGFNLRVALKEIKLGQRSEEFGSITNAKISSRLMHFAIVPLLAYFEDKTHKKYYFLSPFFDNGDLFKMIQKDTLNVKSHTLTLKKRVKIMHQIASGIHYMHTGNPFRGTILHMDITTKKIVLDGKYNARLIDFGLARELKEGDESMYTDGPIVGTRGYFPTIKHSHLTKQHDYHNFGVVLAELVTGLEPNPKGNEELRNWSVKQIDDAKQVWVWTAHEVAFDVAQIAVDCIHSVQYDCKNPITSDNVLSKLKDIVRLHSVPTWDALDNDRCDICLVNTRVNDVPDGHDLDAPSICSNRIRTCCSCLRNTYINPIQCHTCGHTIKSFINSHCGAVLVAGFDNDRGASNVFKSDIRKFKVVITSKIFPAMCLEDENVIVVPEEANMHSMVKTIYSAIDHMSEKDIRTLLFVYSGHNGIYGLRVGEQEYFTMDMLSKKLNAWKRKTSSFEKLIAIFDCCEPEALELNKSLKVVQLNATGLGDEAYATRNHGSHFLQCIIQAFTANATGGRCQHQNCQCISNVYGEFITLDKLLNCIDEHRRNGHLGGIIPTENVQNINIKNEILAYNYNLEVVLRFTLEWPIMFETNKAFVSPSMFDKFDELKRQLTEDVIKGAFGKNNISSEIRSMFGSIMRIEIDTGPKIKHTKEIDTVEMLLLEWSSMRNLRCTFRRPSDIERMKPAGHFLQDGQCVKAIHQQCKIEKPFSEIDLGEYIKWLQLCERRDNSKLLNEYIHIIMILQRKRLLRNERLGISFVDLPKGFTCAYMEIVPESSHS